Below is a genomic region from Lysobacter terrestris.
CATCGAGCGGGTGCGGGTGCCGCTGGGCCTGGTCGCGATGATCTACGAGGCGCGGCCGAACGTGACCGCCGACGCGACGGCGCTGTGCCTCAAGTCGGGCAACGCGGTGATCCTGCGCGGCGGCTCCGAAGCCCTGGCCAGCAATTGCGCGATCGCCGCCAGCCTTCGCCGCGCCCTGCGCGAATGCGGCCTGCCCGAAGCAGCGCTGGTGCTGATCGAGGATCCCGCGCGCGAGCACGTGCTCGAGCTCCTGCAGCTGACCGATCTGGTCGACCTGGCCATCCCGCGCGGCGGGGAAGGGCTGATCCGCTTCGTCGCCGAGCACGCGCGCGTCCCGGTGATCAAGCACTACAAGGGCGTGTGCCACCTCTACGTCGACCGTGCGGCCGACGTGGCGCTCGCCACGCGCCTGCTGCTCGACGGCAAGGCGTCGCGGCCGGGGGTGTGCAATGCGCTGGAGACGCTGCTCGTCCATGCCGAGGTCGCCGAAGTATTCCTGCCCGGGGCGCTGGCGGCCTTGGCGGCGCGCGGCGTCGAGGTGCGCGGCGACGCGCGGGTGCGGGCGTTGTGGCCCGGGGCGCAGGCCGCCAGCGAGGCCGACTACGCCGCCGAGTTCCTCGACCTGGTGATCGCCGTGCGCGTGGTCGATTCCCTCGAGGACGCCCTGGCGCACATCCGCCGCCACGGTTCCGACCACACCGAAGTCATCGCGACCGCGGATGCCGCCGCCGCCGAGGCGTTCGTGCGCGGCCTGCGCAGTTCCGCGGTGATGGTCAACGCGTCGTCGCGCTTCAACGACGGCGGCGAGCTGGGCCTGGGCGCGGAGATCGGCATTTCCACCACGCGCCTGCACGCCTACGGCCCGATGGGGCTGGAATCGCTGACCATCGAGCGCTTCGTCGTGCGCGGGGCCGGGCACGTGCGCCATCCGGACCTGCTCGACTGAACGCGCCGCCCCGGATGTCCGCGGCCGATGCCCGCGACTCAATTCGGGATCCAGAACGAAAAACGCCGGCGCAAGGCCGGCGTTCTTCGTGGATCGATTGGTCGGGGAGACAGGATTTGAACCTGCGACTTCTACGTCCCGAACGTAGCGCTCTACCAGGCTGAGCTACACCCCGACGGCAGAGCCCGGCATTCTAAAGGTGCGATTCGTTCCGGGCAAGTGGTCAGTTGCCATGACCTGCGGATCGGGCCCGCGCGGGCCACCGCCAGTTAAACTGTGAAGCCGCGCATAGCCGCCGGATTCCCGCTTCCGGGTATCCCCGATTTCTGGAGTTTCGCTTGATCAAGCCGCGTACCCCGCCCGGCGTCATGGAGTTGTTGCCTCCTGACCAGATCGCCTTCCAGCGCATGCTGGACGTGATCCGCCGCAACTACGAACGCTTCGGCTTCCTGCCGGTGGAAACGCCGGTGATGGAGCTGTCCGAGGTGCTGTTGACCAAGTCCGGCGGCGAGACCGAGCGGCAGGTGTATTTCGTCCAGTCCACCGGCGCCCTGGCCAAGTCCGCGGAAGCTGGATCGCCCGACGGGGTGCCGGAGCTGGCGCTGCGCTTCGACCTCACCGTGCCGCTGGCCCGCTATGTCGCCGAGCACGAGCACGACCTCGCGTTCCCGTTCCGCCGCTACCAGATGCAGCGCGTGTACCGCGGCGAGCGTGCCCAGCGCGGCCGTTTCCGCGAGTTCTACCAGTGCGACATCGACGTGATCGGCAAGGATGCACTGAGCGTGCGTTTCGACGCGGAAATCCCGGCGGTCATCCATTCGGTGTTCTCCGAACTGGACATCGGTGCCTTCACCATCCAGATGAACAACCGCAAGCTGATGCGCGGCTTCTTCGAGGCGCAGGGCGTCGCCGATGGCGAGCTGCAGGCGCTGGTCTTGCGCGAGGTCGACAAGCTCGACAAGCGCGGCGAGGACTACGTGCGCGAGACGCTGACGGGCGAGGGCTTCAATCTCGCAGCCGATGCGGTCGACCGCATCATGGCCTTCGTCAAGGTGCGCTCGACCTCGCATGCCGATGCGCTGGCGCAGCTGGCGGCGCTGGGTGATCACGAGGCCCTGCGCGAAGGCGTGGCCGAACTGCGCGAAGTGCTGGAGCTGGTCCGCGCCATGGGCGTGCCCGAGTCGCACTACGCACTGAACTTCTCCATCGCGCGCGGCCTGGATTACTACACCGGCACCGTGTACGAGACCACGCTCAACGACTACCCGCAGATCGGTTCGATCTGCTCGGGTGGCCGCTACGAGAACCTGGCCAGCCACTACACCAAGTCCAAGCTGCCGGGCGTGGGCATCTCCATCGGCCTGACCCGCCTGTTCTGGCAGCTGCGCGAGGCGGGCCTGCTCGGCAACGCCGCGGGCAGCACGGTGCAGGTGCTGGTGACGCAGATGGACGCCGCGCACCTGCCGCATTGCCTGTCCGTTGCCGGCGACCTGCGCCGCGCCGGTTTCAACACCGAAGTGGTGATGGAAGCCGGCAAGCTCGCCAAGCAGTTCAAGTACGCCGACCGCGCCGGCATCCGCTTCGTGATCGTGCTCGGCGAGGATGAAATCGCCAACGGTACGGTGACGGTGAAGGACCTGCGCCGCGAAGACCAGTTCACCATCGACCGCCACGAACTCGTGAGCGCACTGCGCGTGGAACTCGCGCAGGCCGAAGCATTGCAGGGCACCCACGCATGAAATCCATTCGCCTCGACGGACGCTCGCTGACGCGGGCGCAACTGGTCGCGGTCGCGCACGGCGCGACCGTCGAACTCGAACCCACGCAGCTGCCCGCCGTGCAGCGGGCGGCCGACTTCCTCGCCGAGCAGGCGCGCCGCGAGGAGCCGATCTACGGCGTCAACACCGGCTTCGGCAGCAACGCCGACAAGCTGCTGGGCGCGCACCGCGTGCGCGATCACCTGCCGGGTGCGGAAAAGAACGCCGAAACGCTGCACGAGGAACTGCAGCGCAACCTGATCGTCACCCACGCCGTGTGCGTGGGCGAACCGTTCGCACCGGAAGTCGTGCGCGCGATGCTGTGCATCCGCATCAACACGCTGATGCGCGGCCACTCGGGCATCCGGGTGGAGATCCTGCAGGCGCTGACCGCGATGCTCAACGCCGGCGTGGTGCCGGTGGTGCCGCAGCTGGGTTCGGTCGGCGCGAGCGGCGACCTCGCGCCGCTGTCGCACCTGGCCATCGTGCTGCTCGGCGGCGGCGAAGCCTTCTACCAGGGCGAACGCCTCGCCGGCGGCGAAGCGCTGGCGCGCGCCGGCCTGCAGCCGGTGAAGCTGTCGTACAAGGAAGGCCTGGCGCTGAACAACGGTACCGCGCAGATGCTGGCGACCGGCGTGCTCGCGCTGGCGAAGCTCGAGGCGCTGGTGGAAACCGCCGACCTTGCCGCGGCGATGACCATCGACGCCTTCGCCGGCCGCCTCGGCGCGTTCGCGGAAGAAGTGCACGCGCTGCGCCCGCACCCGGGCCAGGTCGAAACCGCCGCGAACCTGCGTCGCCTGCTCGAAGGTTCCACCCTCAGCGACATCGCCTACCACCTGGTGCCGCGCTTCCGCCAATGGCAGCCGGAGAGCTGGGACAGCGCGGAGTTGCAGCAACTGCGCTTCGACATCGGCTGGGACTGGGTGCCGTTCACCCAGCGCCACGGCCGCGAGAAGTTCTACCAGCGCTTCCGCCCGTTCCGTGGCGGCAAGAAGCACCAGCCGCAGGACAGCTACTCGCTGCGCTGCATCCCGCAGGTGCACGGCGCGGTGCGCGACGCGCTGGCGCAGGCCGCGCGTGTGCTCGACATCGAACTCAACGCACTGACCGACAACCCGATCGTGTTCCCGGATGCGAAGGCGGAATTTGTCGAGCAGCAGGTGATCTCCGCCGGTCACTTCCACGGCATGCCGCTGGCATTGGCGATGAGCTACGTGAAGGCCGCCATCCCGGTGCTGGCGAGCATTTCCGAGCGCCGCCTCAACAAGCTCGTCGACAGCGCCACCAACGACGGCCTGCCGGGCTTCCTGATCGGCAACGAGGACGGCACCGAATCGGGTTTCATGATCGTGCAGTACACCGCGGCGGCGATCGTCAACGATCTCGCCAGCCGCGCCATGCCGGCGTCGGTGTATTCGATTCCGACCAGCGCGAACGCCGAGGACCACGTGTCCATGGGCGCCAACGAGGCGCGGCACGTGCTCGCGATGGCCGACGACCTGGGCAAGGTGCTGGGGCTGGAGCTGTACACAGCCGCGCAGGCGCTGGACCTGCGCCGCGACATGATCAACGCGGCGCGCGGATTGGCGGTGCGCACCGATGCCGCAGGCCTCGCCGCGAAGGTGGCGGGCGGTCCGGCGGCGGGCAGCGAGGACCGCGACGGCTTCCTGGGCGAAGTGGAAAGCCTGCGCGTCGAACTGGCGAATGCCGACGCCTTCCATCCGGGCAACGCCGTGGCGCGCGCGCACGCGGCGATCCGCGAGCAGCTGCCGTTCTTGGCCCGCGACCGCGCACTCGATGGCGAAGTCGCCACCGCCGTGCGCCTGGTCAAGGAAGGCGTCGTTCTCGCCGCCGCGCGCGGCTGATCGAGATCGATCGAAGCGACAGTCGGGGCGGCGTCAGGCCGCCATGACCGCCGATGTCCGCACGCAATCGCGGCCGTCGGCCTTGGCCCGGTAGAGGGCTTCGTCGGCCCGTTGCAGCGCGGTTTCCGCGCCTGCCTTCGAACGCGTGTCCACCGAGTGCACGCCGAAGCTCGCCGTCACCTGGATCGTGGCGCCCTCGCAGCGGAACGGCTCGGCGCGCAGCCGTGCACGCAATTCCTCGGCGACGTGGGTCGCGCCTTCCAGGTCCGTGCCCGGTAGCGCTACCACGAACTCCTCGCCACCGAAGCGTGCCAGCAACGCGTTGTGCTGGCGCAGCGTCTGCCCGATCACGCCGGCTGCCCAGCGCAGGCATGCGTCGCCGACGAGGTGGCCGTGGCGGTCGTTGATCTGCTTGAAGTGGTCGAGGTCGATCATCAGCAGCGACAGGTGCCGGCCGCTGCGCGCCTGCGACAGCAGGCCTTCCATGCCCTCGTGGAAGAAGCTGCGGTTGTGCAGGCCGGTGAGGCTGTCGCGCTGGCTGGATTCGCGCAGGCGTCCGTGCGCATCGGCGAGCTGGTTCAGCGCGTTGCTGAGTTCGGAGGTGCGCTGCGCGACCTTCTGTTCCAGCTGGTCGCGGGAGTCGCGGATGATGCGCTCGTTCTCGCTGCGCAGGGCCGAGTAGCGGTAACCCAGGCCGATCGACAGCAGCAGCATCTCCATCGCCGAACCGATCTCCTTGCCGTATTCGGTGAGGAAGACCTTGGGCACGAGGCCGAACGCGACCGCCGCGAACATGCCCGTGCCGAGCAGGAACATCGCCCAGGCCAGCAGGAAGATCACCGCCGGCTTGTAGCCGCGCCGGGTGATGACCAGGCCCAGTGCCGCCACCCAGCTGATGCTGAGGAACACCGTCGCCGAGGCGATCGGCGTGGTGACGTGGTAGGGGAGCTGCGTGGCCGCCAGGCCCAGCAGCACGTAGAACGCGATGATGCCCAGGCTGATGCGGTCGCCCAACCGCCAGCGTTCGCGCAGGCCGAGGAAGGTGCGGGTGAACTGCTGCATGCCCACCTGCGACAGGCAGATCGACAGCGGCACCGACTTGTCGGCCAGCCACGTCGAGTTGGGCCACAGGTATTCGAAGCCGAGGCCGTTGAGCGTGAACAGCACCAGCCCGAACGCGCAGATGTGCAGCAGGTACCAGAAGTAGCTGGCATCGCGCAGGGTCAGCCACAGCACCATGTTGTAGAAGAACAACGCCAGCAGGATGCCGTAGTACACGCCCATGCCCAGCTGCGCATCGCGCGACATCTCGGTGAAGGCCGCCTGCGTGTAGAGCTTCAGCGGCACCTGCATCGAGCTCTGGCTCTGCACGCGCACGAACACGTCGACCGGCTGTTCGCGTGGCAGGTCGATCAGGAAGTTGGGATGGCGGTAGCTGATGCTGCGCCCATCGGCGAAGGGCAGGGCGTCGCCGCCACGCCAGTGCTGCGTGCGGCCGTCGGCGTAGTTGGCGTAGACATCGATGTTGTCGCTGAGCGCGTACTGCTGCACCAGCAGCCAGCGCTGCTCGCGTTCGGAGCGGTTGAGCAGGCGCACGTGGAACCAGTAGGCGCCGGTCTGGAAGCCGAAGGCCGCGCTCTCGTCGGGCAGGCGCGCGAACCGGTTGTTGGCCAGCTTGTGCGCGCTATCGCGCAGCGAGTCCTTCGCGGCGGCGTCGTGGTAGTAGAGGACGTGCGAGGACAGCGGCACGGCCGGCGTGGCGTCCGTGAGGACGACCGTGTCGGCGGCACGCGCGGGCAGGGCGGTCAGCAACAGCAGCCATCCGAGGCAGGCACCCAGCAGTGATCGCGCGATCCCCATTCGAACCCCTCGCAGCCGCTCGCGGCGGGCGTGAAGGGAGTGTACTTCAGCTTTTTGGCGGCTTCGTGCGCCCGCCGGGGCGGTTGACGCGGCATTTCCGCGGCTGCTAATGTATTAACGCGTTAATACATTAATCAAGCCAGACAGCAGGCCAGTTGCCCCGATGAAGCGTCGCCCCTCCGATACTGAACAGGTCGAGGATGCCCTCGATGACCTTGCCAATGCCCTGCAGCGGCTGATCACCGCTGCGCAGGTGCGCGCCTTCCTGGAAGACCTGTGTACCCCGGCCGAGCTGGAGGCGATGAGCGATCGCTGGAAGGTGGTGCCCCTGGTCGCGGAGGGCGTTCCGTATCGCGAGATCCACGACCGCACGCTGGTCAGCGTGACCACCATCGGTCGCGTCGCGCGCACGTTCGAGCGCGGCGCCGGTGGCTACGCGGCGGCGCTGAAGCGCCGTGGCGCGCGTTGAGGGCCGGCCGATGAGTCCGATTGCCCCGCCGTCCGGCCGCGACCGCCTGCGCGTCGCCATCCAGAAATCCGGCCGCCTGGCCGAACCGGCCCGTGCCCTGCTGGCCTCGTGCGGCCTGAGCTGGCGCGAAAGCCGCGACCGCCTGTTCTGCTACGGCGAAAGCCTGCCCATCGACCTGCTGCTGGTGCGCGACGACGACATCCCGGGGCTGATCGCCGATGGCGTCTGCGACCTCGGCATCGTCGGCCGCAACGTCCTCAGCGAGCAGGACCTGGCCAACCGCGTCGACGGCACCGGTCCGCGCTTCCGCGAACTGCAACCGCTCGGTTTCGGCGGCTGCCGCCTGGCGCTCGCCGTACCCGAGACGTGGAGCTGGCGCGACGCCTCGCAGCTCGCCGGCAAGCGCATCGCCACCAGCTACCCGCAGCTGCTGTCGAAGTGGCTCGCCGACGCGGGCATCGACGCACAGGTGGTCCTGTTGTCGGGTTCGGTCGAGATCGCCCCGCGCCTGGGCCAGGCGGATGCGATCTGCGATCTCGTTTCCAGCGGTTCGACGCTGGCCGCGAACCAGCTCAAGCCGGTGCAGACCCTGCTGGAAAGCGAAGCCGTGCTCGCCGGCCCCGCCGCCGACTTCGACGATGCCCGCGCCGAGTTGATGGAACTGCTGCTGCGTCGCCTCGACGGCGCGCTGCGCATCCGCCGCAGCAAGCTGCTGATGTTCCAGGCGCCGCGCGAACTGCTGCCGACGCTGCTGCCATTGCTGCCCGATGCCGAGGCACCGACGGTGATGCAGATCGACGGGGCCGAGCGCCTCGCGCTGCAGGCCCTGTGCCACGGCGCACTCACCTGGCAACGCCTGGAGGAATTGAAGCGGGCGGGCGCCTGCGGCCTGATGGTGCTGCCGGTCGAGGGCCTGCTGGCATGAGGCGCGTCGACTGGAAGCAATTGGACCGAAGCGAGCGCATTGCGTCGTTGCGCCGGCCCGCGCAGGTCATGGCGCCGGAAACGAGCACGGCGGTCGCGATCATTCTCGAAGCGGTGCGGCAAGGCGGCGATAGGGCCCTGCGCGACTACACCGCGCGTTTCGACAAGGCGGACCTCGACGATTTCACCGTGTCGACGAGCGAGTTCGCCGTGGCGGAAGCCGCATTGACGCCTGCGCTGCGCTCGGCCATACGCGAAGCGGCGGAACGGATCCGCGCATTCCACGAAGCCGGCATGGCCGGCGAATTCACCGTCGCGACGGCCACGGGCGTCAACTGCGGGCGCATCCTGCGGCCGATCCCGCGCGTCGGCCTGTACGTTCCCGCCGGCTCCGCGCCGCTGCCGTCGACGGCGCTGATGCTGGGGATCCCGGCCGCGCTGGCCGGTTGCGACGACATCGTGCTGTGCACGCCACCGCGCGCGGACGGCACGGCGGATCCGGCGGTGCTGTTCGCGGCGCGCTGCTGCGGCATCGATCGCGTGTTCAAGCTCGGTGGCGCACAGGCCATCGCGGCGATGGCATTCGGCACGCAGACGGTGCCGCGTTGCGACAAGCTGTTCGGTCCGGGCAACGCCTACGTCACCGAAGCCAAGCGCCAGGTGTCGATGGTGGAAGGCGGCGCCGGCATCGACATGCCGGCGGGGCCGTCCGAAGTGCTGGTGATCGCCGACGCCGGCGCCAATCCTGTGTTCGTGGCGGCGGACCTGCTGTCGCAGGCCGAACACGGCGCCGACTCGCAGGTGGTGCTGATCAGCGACGATGCGGCGATGCTCGACGCGGTGCTGGGCGAAGTCGCCCGCCAGGTCGAGGCCTTGCCGCGTGGCGAGGTGGCGAAGCAGGCGTTGCGTGCGTCGCTGGCGGTCCGCGTCGACTCGCTGGAACAGGCCTTCGCCATCAGCAACGACTACGCGCCGGAGCACCTGATCCTCGCCCTGCGCAAACCGCGCGGCTGGCTGCCGCGCGTGCGCAGCGCCGGTTCGGTGTTCCTCGGCGACTGGGCGCCCGAAGCGCTGGGCGACTACTGCAGCGGTACCAACCACGTGTTGCCCACCAGCGGCGCCGCGCGCTGGTGCAGCGGGCTGAGCGTTGCCAGTTTCCAGACCTCGATCACCGTGCAGGAAGTCGCCCGCGAAGGGCTGGCGGCGATCGGCCCCTGCGCCGTCGAACTCGCCTCCGCCGAGGGGCTCGACGCGCACCGGCTCGCGGTGCAACTGCGCCTGGAGGCGCTGGCGGCATGAGCGTGCTCGATCTCGTACGCGCCGACCTGCGCGACTTCACCGGCTACCGCTCCGCGCGCAGCGACAGGCTCGATGGCTCGGTCTGGTTGAATGCCAATGAATCGCCGTGGGCGAATCCGGCCGATGCCGACGGCACGCTGCGCCGCTACCCCGAACCGCAACCGCAGCGCTTGCGCGCCGCGCTCGCGGAGCTCTACGGCGTAGAACCGGCGCAACTGCTCGCCGGGCGCGGCAGTGACGAAGGCATCGATCTGCTGCTGCGCGCGCTGTGCCGTCCGGGTAGCGATGCCGTCGTCGTCACCACGCCCACCTTCGGCATGTACGCCGTGTGCGCGCGCTTGCACGGCGCGGAGGTCGTCGACGTGCCGCTGCTCGAAGGCGAGGGCGGCTACGCCTGCGACTTCGCGGCCGTGGGCGATGCAGCCGAGCGGCGCGCGGCGAAGATCGTCTTCCTGTGTTCGCCCGGCAATCCGGGCGGCAACCTGCTGCCGCTCGACGCGATCGCGGCATTGGCGCAACGCCTGCGCGATCGCTGCGTCGTGGTCGTCGACGAGGCCTACCTCGAGTTTGCCGCGGCGCCATCGGCCACCGGCTTGCTTCGGGAGTTTGCGAACGTCGCCGTCCTGCGCACCCTGTCCAAGGCGCACGCACTGGCGGCAGCGCGGATCGGTAGCGTGATCGCCGATGCCGACCTGCTCGCGGTCCTGCAGCGCTGCCAAGCGCCGTATCCGCTGCCGCAGCCATGCGTCGAAGCCGCGTTGGCGGCACTCGCGCCCGCGGCGTTGGCGCGAACCCGCGCGCGCATCGACGAAACCATCCGCGAGCGCTCGCGCCTGCAGGCGGGGCTCGACGCGCTGCCGGCGATCCGCCGGGTCGCGCCCTCCACGGCCAATTTCGTGCAGGTGCGTTGCCACGATCCGCAGGCCGCATTCCAGGCATTGCTGGGGCAGGGCATCGTCGTGCGCGACCTGCGGGCGATGCCCGGCCTGTCCGATGCGCTGCGCATCAGCATCGGCACGCCCGAGCAGAACCAGCGCGTGCTCGCGACGATCGCGGCGCTCTCGGTGCCGGCGGGAGCGGCCGCATGAGCGCGATCCTCTTCGTCGATCGCGACGGCACCCTGATCGAGGAGCCGGCCGACTTCCAGATCGACCGCTTCGACAAGCTGCGCTTCGTCGCGGGCGTGGTCCCGGCGATGCTGCGGCTGCGCGATGCCGGCTACGAATTCGTGATGGTCACCAATCAGGACGGCCTCGGCACCGACGCGTTTCCCCGCGCCGACTTCGACGGCCCGCACCAGCTGATGCTGCAGGTGTTCGCGAGCCAGGGCATCGTGTTCCGCGACGTCCTGATCGACAGCAGTTTCCCGGCCGACAACGCGCCCACCCGCAAGCCCGCGCTCGGCCTGGTGCAGGACTACCTGCGCGACCATCGCATCGACTGGGCGCGTTCGGCGATGGTCGGCGACCGCGAGACCGATGCGCAATTCGCACGCAACCTCGGCGTGCGTTCGTTCCAGTTGCGCACGGCGCAGTTCGGCGGCGCCTGGGACTGGGCGGGCATTGCCCGCGAGCTGGTGGAATCGCCACGCATCGCGGAAGTGGCGAGGAATACCCGCGAAACGAAGATCACGGTCCGCGTCGATCTCGACTCGCCGGCCGAG
It encodes:
- a CDS encoding glutamate-5-semialdehyde dehydrogenase, which encodes MSGYVRALAEAAREAQAVIAALDADARTRLVAAMADAVDADRVAILAANAQDLQRARDAGTGGAMLDRLRLDDARLDGVVKALREIAALPDPVGQVTRSEVRADGLRIERVRVPLGLVAMIYEARPNVTADATALCLKSGNAVILRGGSEALASNCAIAASLRRALRECGLPEAALVLIEDPAREHVLELLQLTDLVDLAIPRGGEGLIRFVAEHARVPVIKHYKGVCHLYVDRAADVALATRLLLDGKASRPGVCNALETLLVHAEVAEVFLPGALAALAARGVEVRGDARVRALWPGAQAASEADYAAEFLDLVIAVRVVDSLEDALAHIRRHGSDHTEVIATADAAAAEAFVRGLRSSAVMVNASSRFNDGGELGLGAEIGISTTRLHAYGPMGLESLTIERFVVRGAGHVRHPDLLD
- the hisS gene encoding histidine--tRNA ligase, with amino-acid sequence MIKPRTPPGVMELLPPDQIAFQRMLDVIRRNYERFGFLPVETPVMELSEVLLTKSGGETERQVYFVQSTGALAKSAEAGSPDGVPELALRFDLTVPLARYVAEHEHDLAFPFRRYQMQRVYRGERAQRGRFREFYQCDIDVIGKDALSVRFDAEIPAVIHSVFSELDIGAFTIQMNNRKLMRGFFEAQGVADGELQALVLREVDKLDKRGEDYVRETLTGEGFNLAADAVDRIMAFVKVRSTSHADALAQLAALGDHEALREGVAELREVLELVRAMGVPESHYALNFSIARGLDYYTGTVYETTLNDYPQIGSICSGGRYENLASHYTKSKLPGVGISIGLTRLFWQLREAGLLGNAAGSTVQVLVTQMDAAHLPHCLSVAGDLRRAGFNTEVVMEAGKLAKQFKYADRAGIRFVIVLGEDEIANGTVTVKDLRREDQFTIDRHELVSALRVELAQAEALQGTHA
- a CDS encoding HAL/PAL/TAL family ammonia-lyase — protein: MKSIRLDGRSLTRAQLVAVAHGATVELEPTQLPAVQRAADFLAEQARREEPIYGVNTGFGSNADKLLGAHRVRDHLPGAEKNAETLHEELQRNLIVTHAVCVGEPFAPEVVRAMLCIRINTLMRGHSGIRVEILQALTAMLNAGVVPVVPQLGSVGASGDLAPLSHLAIVLLGGGEAFYQGERLAGGEALARAGLQPVKLSYKEGLALNNGTAQMLATGVLALAKLEALVETADLAAAMTIDAFAGRLGAFAEEVHALRPHPGQVETAANLRRLLEGSTLSDIAYHLVPRFRQWQPESWDSAELQQLRFDIGWDWVPFTQRHGREKFYQRFRPFRGGKKHQPQDSYSLRCIPQVHGAVRDALAQAARVLDIELNALTDNPIVFPDAKAEFVEQQVISAGHFHGMPLALAMSYVKAAIPVLASISERRLNKLVDSATNDGLPGFLIGNEDGTESGFMIVQYTAAAIVNDLASRAMPASVYSIPTSANAEDHVSMGANEARHVLAMADDLGKVLGLELYTAAQALDLRRDMINAARGLAVRTDAAGLAAKVAGGPAAGSEDRDGFLGEVESLRVELANADAFHPGNAVARAHAAIREQLPFLARDRALDGEVATAVRLVKEGVVLAAARG
- a CDS encoding sensor domain-containing diguanylate cyclase gives rise to the protein MGIARSLLGACLGWLLLLTALPARAADTVVLTDATPAVPLSSHVLYYHDAAAKDSLRDSAHKLANNRFARLPDESAAFGFQTGAYWFHVRLLNRSEREQRWLLVQQYALSDNIDVYANYADGRTQHWRGGDALPFADGRSISYRHPNFLIDLPREQPVDVFVRVQSQSSMQVPLKLYTQAAFTEMSRDAQLGMGVYYGILLALFFYNMVLWLTLRDASYFWYLLHICAFGLVLFTLNGLGFEYLWPNSTWLADKSVPLSICLSQVGMQQFTRTFLGLRERWRLGDRISLGIIAFYVLLGLAATQLPYHVTTPIASATVFLSISWVAALGLVITRRGYKPAVIFLLAWAMFLLGTGMFAAVAFGLVPKVFLTEYGKEIGSAMEMLLLSIGLGYRYSALRSENERIIRDSRDQLEQKVAQRTSELSNALNQLADAHGRLRESSQRDSLTGLHNRSFFHEGMEGLLSQARSGRHLSLLMIDLDHFKQINDRHGHLVGDACLRWAAGVIGQTLRQHNALLARFGGEEFVVALPGTDLEGATHVAEELRARLRAEPFRCEGATIQVTASFGVHSVDTRSKAGAETALQRADEALYRAKADGRDCVRTSAVMAA
- a CDS encoding YerC/YecD family TrpR-related protein, whose translation is MKRRPSDTEQVEDALDDLANALQRLITAAQVRAFLEDLCTPAELEAMSDRWKVVPLVAEGVPYREIHDRTLVSVTTIGRVARTFERGAGGYAAALKRRGAR
- the hisG gene encoding ATP phosphoribosyltransferase, which codes for MSPIAPPSGRDRLRVAIQKSGRLAEPARALLASCGLSWRESRDRLFCYGESLPIDLLLVRDDDIPGLIADGVCDLGIVGRNVLSEQDLANRVDGTGPRFRELQPLGFGGCRLALAVPETWSWRDASQLAGKRIATSYPQLLSKWLADAGIDAQVVLLSGSVEIAPRLGQADAICDLVSSGSTLAANQLKPVQTLLESEAVLAGPAADFDDARAELMELLLRRLDGALRIRRSKLLMFQAPRELLPTLLPLLPDAEAPTVMQIDGAERLALQALCHGALTWQRLEELKRAGACGLMVLPVEGLLA
- the hisD gene encoding histidinol dehydrogenase — protein: MRRVDWKQLDRSERIASLRRPAQVMAPETSTAVAIILEAVRQGGDRALRDYTARFDKADLDDFTVSTSEFAVAEAALTPALRSAIREAAERIRAFHEAGMAGEFTVATATGVNCGRILRPIPRVGLYVPAGSAPLPSTALMLGIPAALAGCDDIVLCTPPRADGTADPAVLFAARCCGIDRVFKLGGAQAIAAMAFGTQTVPRCDKLFGPGNAYVTEAKRQVSMVEGGAGIDMPAGPSEVLVIADAGANPVFVAADLLSQAEHGADSQVVLISDDAAMLDAVLGEVARQVEALPRGEVAKQALRASLAVRVDSLEQAFAISNDYAPEHLILALRKPRGWLPRVRSAGSVFLGDWAPEALGDYCSGTNHVLPTSGAARWCSGLSVASFQTSITVQEVAREGLAAIGPCAVELASAEGLDAHRLAVQLRLEALAA
- the hisC gene encoding histidinol-phosphate transaminase, with the protein product MSVLDLVRADLRDFTGYRSARSDRLDGSVWLNANESPWANPADADGTLRRYPEPQPQRLRAALAELYGVEPAQLLAGRGSDEGIDLLLRALCRPGSDAVVVTTPTFGMYAVCARLHGAEVVDVPLLEGEGGYACDFAAVGDAAERRAAKIVFLCSPGNPGGNLLPLDAIAALAQRLRDRCVVVVDEAYLEFAAAPSATGLLREFANVAVLRTLSKAHALAAARIGSVIADADLLAVLQRCQAPYPLPQPCVEAALAALAPAALARTRARIDETIRERSRLQAGLDALPAIRRVAPSTANFVQVRCHDPQAAFQALLGQGIVVRDLRAMPGLSDALRISIGTPEQNQRVLATIAALSVPAGAAA
- the hisB gene encoding bifunctional histidinol-phosphatase/imidazoleglycerol-phosphate dehydratase HisB yields the protein MSAILFVDRDGTLIEEPADFQIDRFDKLRFVAGVVPAMLRLRDAGYEFVMVTNQDGLGTDAFPRADFDGPHQLMLQVFASQGIVFRDVLIDSSFPADNAPTRKPALGLVQDYLRDHRIDWARSAMVGDRETDAQFARNLGVRSFQLRTAQFGGAWDWAGIARELVESPRIAEVARNTRETKITVRVDLDSPAEPLASTGLGFFDHMLEQLGKHGDFGLTLRCDGDLHIDEHHTVEDCGLALGQALKQALGDKRGIGRYGFTLPMDEALASAALDFSGRPYFVFDGEFRRERVGELPTELVPHFFRSLCETAGLNLHLKVDGDNDHHKVEACFKVVARALRQAIAREGTALPSTKGVL